A stretch of Anoplopoma fimbria isolate UVic2021 breed Golden Eagle Sablefish chromosome 4, Afim_UVic_2022, whole genome shotgun sequence DNA encodes these proteins:
- the timm8a gene encoding mitochondrial import inner membrane translocase subunit Tim8 A, protein MNGQAATTDPQLQHFIEIESQKQRFQQLVHQMTEVCWEKCMDKPGPKMDSRTEMCFVNCVERFIDTSQFILNRLEQTQRSKGSYSETMSE, encoded by the exons ATGAACGGCCAGGCAGCGACAACCGACCCTCAGCTTCAGCACTTCATCGAAATCGAGTCTCAGAAACAAAGATTTCAGCAGCTGGTGCATCAAATGACGGAGGTTTGCTGG GAGAAATGCATGGATAAACCCGGACCCAAGATGGACTCAAGGACAGAAATGTGCTTCGTTAACTGTGTGGAGCGATTTATCGACACCAGCCAGTTCATCCTAAACAGACTGGAACAGACTCAGAGGAGCAAGGGCTCATATTCTGAGACCATGTcagaataa
- the zgc:101583 gene encoding magnesium transporter NIPA2, producing the protein MEVNRLDFYIGLSLAVSSSAFIGTSFILKKKGLLRLASKGSMRAGQGGYAYLKEWLWWAGLISMGTGEAANFAAYAFAPATLVTPLGALSVLVSAVLSSYFLNERLNVHGKIGCLLCVLGSTVMVIHAPQEEEVASLTAMAEKLKDPGFIVFAVCVVGSSLVLIFAVAPRFGQKNVLVYILICSVIGSLSVSCVKGLGIGIKELFAGTAVLKEPLFWSLVICLVTCVSVQINYLNKALDIFNTSLVTPIYYVFFTTSVMACSAILFKEWLRMTADGAVGTISGFLTIILGIFLLHAFKDITFSYDSLPLYLRKGPQGFPWGQPYVALPSHETQAEDEIKLPREGSSKGGWGTHQRTP; encoded by the exons ATGGAAGTGAACCGTCTGGACTTCTACATCGGTCTCTCCCTGGCTGTGAGCTCCAGTGCTTTCATCGGTACGAGTTTCATCCTGAAGAAGAAAGGCCTGCTGCGATTGGCCAGCAAAGGTTCAATGCGAGCAG GTCAAGGGGGGTATGCTTACCTGAAGGAATGGCTGTGGTGGGCAGGACTCATTTCAA TGGGAACTGGAGAGGCCGCCAACTTTGCTGCATATGCATTTGCGCCGGCCACACTGGTGACTCCTCTTGGAGCATTGAGTGTACTTGTAAG TGCTGTGCTCTCCTCCTACTTTCTGAATGAGAGGCTGAATGTGCATGGGAAGATTGGCTGTTTGCTGTGCGTCTTGGGCTCCACAGTGATGGTGATCCATGCTccgcaggaggaggaggttgccTCCCTCACTGCTATGGCTGAGAAGCTCAAAGACCCAG GTTTcattgtgtttgctgtgtgcGTTGTTGGAAGCAGCCTGGTTCTTATCTTTGCCGTGGCTCCGCGGTTCGGACAGAAGAATGTGCTGGTCTACATCTTgatctgctctgtgattggctccCTGTCTGTGTCTTGTGTCAAGGGCCTGGGCATTGGCATTAAGGAGCTGTTTGCTGGGACAGCGGTGCTGAAGGAACCCCTGTTCTGGTCCTTAGTCATCTGCCTGGTAACCTGCGTCAGCGTTCAAATCAATTACCTGAACAAAGCCCTCGACATCTTCAACACCTCCCTAGTCACGCCCATCTACTACGTCTTCTTCACCACCTCGGTCATGGCCTGTTCAGCCATTCTCTTCAAAGAATGGTTGCGTATGACCGCTGACGGAGCAGTGGGAACAATCAGCGGGTTCCTCACCATCATTTTGGGGATCTTCCTCCTCCACGCCTTCAAAGACATTACGTTTAGCTATGATTCCCTCCCACTCTACTTGAGGAAGGGTCCTCAGGGCTTCCCGTGGGGGCAGCCTTATGTGGCTCTTCCCAGCCACGAAACCCAAGCAGAGGATGAGATTAAATTGCCCAGAGAAGGAAGCTCAAAGGGGGGCTGGGGAACTCACCAGAGAACTCCTTAA
- the mars2 gene encoding methionine--tRNA ligase, mitochondrial, which yields MRTPFLFVSRSCKAFHKLQQSPFFSPFSALSRHQRIAVLRHSSNHSCEDYKHYYITTPIFYVNASPHLGHLYSAVIADCLHRYKLLQGFNSKFATGTDEHGLKIQQAAEAAGKDPLTFCTDVSERFKHLFNSCNISYTDYIRTTEQRHRRAVEHFWSVLCDKGLIYKGSYEGWYSTQDESFLTPSQVGDALDSSGKEIKVSLESGHKVEWMKEENYMFRLSAFRSQLLDWLRANPRAVQPERFYHAVLQWLQEELPDLSVSRQRSRLQWGIPVPGDAEQTIYVWLDALVNYLTVAGYPDEHDQWWNTAHHIVGKDILKFHAIYWPAFLLGAGLPLPQTIYVHSHWTVGGKKMSKSLGNVVDPLERSQMFTTDGMRYFLLRQGVPDSDCDYTDVKVIKLLNAELADSLGGLLNRCTAPALNPAQVYPSFCPQSFPREQKGRAVVEDYHMLDAVRNLPAVVEQHYENMHVYKALEAIAACVRKTNGFVQRHAPWKLDKRDSEDQRWLDTIIHVSLECLRIYGTLLQPVVPGISDKLLSRLGVRPGERSWADVNFLPRFQGMVCPFEGRALGSDSGVLFSRLENLNLDKQKPKESKTANTK from the exons ATGAGGACCCCTTTTCTGTTTGTGAGCAGAAGCTGTAAGGCTTTTCACAAACTGCAACAAAGCCCATTTTTCTCCCCATTTTCAGCTCTATCGAGGCATCAGAGGATCGCTGTGTTGAGACACTCGAGCAATCATTCCTGTGAAGACTACAAACATTACTACATAACCACTCCCATCTTCTATGTCAACGCTTCTCCTCATCTAGGACACCTGTACTCAGCTGTGATAGCTGACTGCTTACACAGGTACAAGCTTCTCCAGGGCTTCAACTCAAAGTTTGCAACAG GCACAGACGAACATGGCTTGAAAATCCAACAAGCCGCTGAAGCTGCCGGAAAAGATCCCTTAACCTTCTGCACGGATGTGTCTGAGAGATTCAAACATCTGTTCAACAGCTGCAACATATCGTATACAGACTACATAAGAACCACTGAGCAGAGACACCGACGGGCCGTAGAGCATTTCTGGTCAGTGCTCTGCGACAAAGGGCTCATCTATAAGGGGAGTTATGAAGGCTGGTACTCCACCCAAGATGAAAGCTTCCTCACGCCGTCGCAGGTGGGCGACGCTTTGGACTCATCAGGGAAGGAGATCAAAGTATCACTGGAGAGTGGCCACAAG GTGGAGTGGATGAAAGAGGAGAACTACATGTTCCGTCTGTCTGCGTTTCGGTCTCAGCTGCTCGACTGGCTCAGAGCGAATCCCCGGGCCGTTCAGCCTGAGCGCTTCTACCACGCTGTCCTCCAgtggctgcaggaggagctTCCCGATCTCTCCGTCTCCCGCCAGAGAAGCCGCCTTCAGTGGGGCATCCCGGTCCCGGGTGATGCTGAACAAACCATCTATGTGTGGTTAGATGCACTGGTGAACTACCTCACAGTAGCTGGCTATCCAGATGAACACGACCAATGGTGGAACACGGCGCACCACATTGTTGGAAAGGACATCTTAAAGTTTCATGCCATCTACTGGCCAGCTTTTCTTCTTGGGGCTGGACTGCCGCTGCCACAGACAATATATGTGCACTCTCACTGGACAGTAGGGGGGAAGAAGATGTCTAAAAGTTTGGGTAATGTGGTGGATCCTCTCGAACGCTCACAGATGTTCACAACTGATGGTATGAGGTACTTTCTTCTGCGTCAGGGAGTCCCCGACTCAGACTGTGATTACACAGACGTCAAAGTCATCAAGCTGCTCAACGCAGAGCTCGCCGACTCTCTCGGTGGTCTGCTGAACCGCTGCACAGCTCCAGCTCTTAACCCGGCTCAGGTCTACCCTTCTTTCTGCCCTCAGTCCTTCCCACGTGAGCAGAAAGGCAGAGCCGTGGTTGAGGACTACCACATGTTGGATGCAGTAAGAAACCTCCCGGCCGTGGTGGAGCAGCACTACGAGAACATGCACGTATACAAAGCTCTGGAGGCCATCGCTGCCTGTGTGAGGAAGACCAACGGGTTTGTTCAGCGCCACGCACCTTGGAAGCTGGATAAGAGGGACAGTGAAGACCAGCGCTGGCTAGACACCATCATCCATGTCTCCCTCGAATGCCTGCGGATATACGGCACGCTCCTCCAGCCAGTGGTGCCAGGGATTTCTGACAAGCTCTTGTCCAGACTCGGGGTGCGGCCGGGCGAGAGGAGCTGGGCAGATGTGAACTTCCTGCCAAGGTTTCAGGGAATGGTCTGTCCCTTTGAAGGGAGAGCGCTAGGATCGGACTCTGGAGTTCTTTTTAGTCGCTTGGAAAATCTGAATTTAGATAAACAAAAGCCTAAGGAATCAAAGACAGCAAACACGAAATGA